GCAGAGTCAGTTCGGTAGCATTGACAGGATTAGGGTAAATATCAAGACTTTCAATATCCAATGCTTTATACTGCGGATTACCAGCACTCTGCTCTGGAGAAGGGGTATAGACACCCGTATTCGGATCGAAATCGGGAGTATTGAAGATCTTGATCTCGGACCATGGGGACTCCTGGCCGTTGCCATCGTGACCACACTCGCAGCGCACCCGCCACTCGTAGCGGATATTCGGATCGGCCCTTTTGGTGTTATTGGCGCCATCCGCTCGGAATTTGATCGGCCATTTGAAGAACTCACG
The sequence above is a segment of the Flavobacteriales bacterium genome. Coding sequences within it:
- a CDS encoding T9SS type A sorting domain-containing protein — protein: REFFKWPIKFRADGANNTKRADPNIRYEWRVRCECGHDGNGQESPWSEIKIFNTPDFDPNTGVYTPSPEQSAGNPQYKALDIESLDIYPNPVNATELTLRIPAGGKGSYTLEVIDARGQRVLWDTTLDSKAETAPVDISHLTPGTYLMRVIHGASIYQQRFVVTH